From one Salmo trutta unplaced genomic scaffold, fSalTru1.1, whole genome shotgun sequence genomic stretch:
- the LOC115190103 gene encoding basic salivary proline-rich protein 1-like translates to MSQTDLRQTPDRPQTDPRQTPGRPQTDPRQTPDRPQTDPRQTPDRPQADPRQTPDIPQADPRQTQADPRQTPDRPQADPRQTPDRPQTDPRQNPDRPQTDPRQTPDRPQTDPGQTPDRPQADPRQTPDRPQADPRQTPDRPQTDPRQTPGRPQTDPRQTPGRPQTDPRQTPDRPQADPRQTPDRPQTDPRQTPGRPQTDPRQTPDRPRTDPGQTPGRPQTDPRQTPDRPRTDPGQTPDRPQTDPRQTPGRPQTDPRQTPDRPQADPRQSPDRPQTDPRQTPDRPQADPIKKIPSN, encoded by the coding sequence ATGTCCCAGACAGACCTCAGGCAGACCCCAGACAGACCCCAGACAGACCCCAGACAGACCCCAGGCAGACCCCAGACAGACCCCAGACAGACCCCAGACAGACCCCAGACAGACCCCAGGCAGACCCCAGACAGACCCCAGGCAGACCCCAGGCAGACCCCAGACATACCCCAGGCAGACCCCAGACAGACCCAGGCAGACCCCAGACAGACCCCAGACAGACCCCAGGCAGACCCCAGGCAGACCCCAGACAGACCCCAGACAGACCCCAGGCAGAACCCAGACAGACCCCAGACAGACCCCAGGCAGACCCCAGACAGACCCCAGACAGACCCCGGACAGACCCCAGACAGACCCCAGGCAGACCCCAGACAGACCCCAGACAGACCCCAGGCAGACCCCAGACAGACCCCAGACAGACCCCAGACAGACCCCAGGCAGACCCCAGGCAGACCCCAGACAGACCCCAGACAGACCCCAGGCAGACCCCAGACAGACCCCAGACAGACCCCAGACAGACCCCAGGCAGACCCCAGGCAGACCCCAGACAGACCCCAGACAGACCCCAGACAGACCCCAGGCAGACCCCAGACAGACCCCAGACAGACCCCGGACAGACCCCGGACAGACCCCGGACAGACCCCAGGCAGACCCCAGACAGACCCCAGACAGACCCCGGACAGACCCCGGACAGACCCCGGACAGACCCCGGACAGACCCCAGACAGACCCCAGGCAGACCCCAGGCAGACCCCAGACAGACCCCAGGCAGACCCCAGACAGACCCCAGGCAGACCCCAGACAGAGCCCAGACAGACCCCAGACAGACCCCAGACAGACCCCAGACAGACCCCAGGCAGACCCCATAAAAAAAATCCCCTCAAATTAG